A single window of Corvus hawaiiensis isolate bCorHaw1 chromosome 22, bCorHaw1.pri.cur, whole genome shotgun sequence DNA harbors:
- the PINK1 gene encoding serine/threonine-protein kinase PINK1, mitochondrial: MALRLLLARALRLFPRWRPWLAWLPAARRLFLRGPAGGLAAVARRGRGGVCLALAMALGLVEPRLEEQRRAEAACRHIQTVFVGKNKPQKDPLSSFRWQGFKLEEYLIGQPIGKGCSAAVYEAAIPFCPNPRDRAESSRLPAVQQDRGSASQGAEEEPVVEHQPKGAFPLAIKMMWNISAGSSSEAILDAMGRELVPATGVALSGEYGAVSGRRKPVLGRKTLQPHPNIIQVIRAFTSSVPLLPGAFAEYPDVLPLSLNPRGIGHSRTLFLVMKNYPCTLRQYLRENTPDVRLSTVMILQLLEGVDHLVRHGIAHRDLKSDNILVEFDSAGCPWLVITDFGCCLADENIGLRLPFTSSYVDRGGNGCLMAPEVITASPGPGTVINYSKADAWAVGAIAYEILGLANPFYGHGHSTLESRSYQEDQLPSLPDHVPLEVKQVIKMLLQRDPNKRLSARVAANVLHLSLWGDSVVASRTLKPDQMIAWLLCQSAATLLTNRLAEKSQVETKMKMCFLANLEFEDLWAAIFLLLAWRSHSG; this comes from the exons ATGGcgctgcggctgctgctggcGCGGGCCCTGCGGCTCTTCCCGCG aTGGCGGCCCTGGCTGGCCTGGCTGCCGGCCGCCCGCCGCCTCTTCCTGCGCGGCCCGGCGGGCGGGCTGGCGGCCGttgcgcggcggggccgcggcggcgtCTGCCTGGCGCTGGCTATGGCGCTGGGCTTGGTGGAGCCGCGCCTGGAGGAGCAGCGCCGGGCCGAGGCGGCGTGTCGCCACATCCAG ACCGTGTTTGTTGGGAAGAACAAGCCGCAGAAAGATCCCTTGAGCTCATTCCGCTGGCAGGGCTTCAAGCTGGAGGAATATCTCATCGGCCAGCCCATCGGGAAGGGCTGCAGTGCCGCCGTGTACGAAGCAGCCATTCCCTTCTGTCCCAATCCTCGGGATCGTGCGGAGAGCAGCCGTCTCCCAGCCGTGCAGCAGGACCGTGGCTCAGCCTCCCAGGGGGCTGAAGAGGAGCCTGTAGTGGAACACCAACCGAAAGGGGCTTTTCCCTTAGCTATCAAAATGATGTGGAACATTTCG GCTGGTTCCTCGAGTGAAGCCATCCTCGATGCCATGGGCCGAGAGCTCGTCCCAGCCACAGGTGTTGCATTATCTGGGGAATACGGAGCTGTCTCTGGCCGCAG AAAACCTGTCCTTGGGAGGAAGACGCTTCAACCTCATCCAAATATAATCCAGGTCATCCGAGCGTTCACATCCTCTGTCCCTTTGCTGCCCGGAGCCTTTGCTGAGTATCCTGACGTCCTTCCATTGAGCCTGAACCCCAGAGGGATCGGCCACAGCCGCACGCTCTTCTTGGTGATGAAGAA TTACCCCTGCACACTGCGCCAGTATCTGCGGGAGAACACTCCGGATGTCCGCCTCTCCACAGTGATGATTCTACAGCTCTTGGAAGGCGTGGACCATCTTGTTCGACATGGAATAGCACACAGAGACCTCAAGTCTGACAACATCCTGGTTGAATTTGATTCTG CTGGCTGCCCCTGGCTGGTCATCACCGACTTCGGCTGCTGTTTGGCAGATGAAAACATCGGCCTGAGGCTGCCCTTCACCAGCTCCTATGTGGATCGGGGTGGCAATGGCTGCCTCATGGCACCTGAG GTGATCACAGCGTCACCTGGTCCCGGCACGGTGATCAACTACAGTAAAGCCGATGCTTGGGCTGTTGGAGCGATCGCCTACGAAATCCTGGGCCTGGCCAATCCTTTCTATGGCCACGGGCACTCGACTCTGGAAAGCAGAAGTTACCAGGAGGACCAGCTGCCGAGCCTGCCCGACCACGTGCCCCTCGAGGTGAAGCAGGTGATAAAGATGCTGCTTCAGAGGGATCCCAACAAG AGGTTGTCTGCGAGAGTTGCTGCGAACGTGCTGCACCTGAGCCTCTGGGGTGACAGTGTTGTAGCGTCCAGGACCCTGAAACCCGACCAGATGATCgcctggctgctctgccagtCTGCAGCCACCCTGCTCACCAACAGGCTGGCGGAGAAGAGCCAGGTAGAAACCAAAATGAAGATGTGCTTCTTGGCAAACCTTGAGTTTGAAGACCTCTGGGCAGCGATATTCCTGTTGCTGGCCTGGAGAAGCCACTCTGGGTGA
- the FAM43B gene encoding protein FAM43B produces MLPWRRSKFVLVENERKCKGKSLGPGLSYAALLAGFLRSCPDLLPECPLERLGSVFRGKRQKVELNKEDPTYTVRYLGNAVTLHAKGEGCTEEAVGKIWAKSEAGAGGAKMKLTLGPHGIRMTPCEKGARRPGHAYLLHRITYCAADRRHPKVFAWVYRHQVKNKAVVLRCHAVLVSKADKARAMALLLYQTSASAFNEFKRLKRQSDFRHVQQQLLGDAIVPLVPLRRLLNAKCPYRPPAERARCAPRLSSILEEEEEEAFGAGTPLGDPERAAVLRLASDMRGCSLRGPRPAVC; encoded by the coding sequence ATGCTGCCCTGGCGCCGGAGCAAGTTCGTGCTGGTGGAAAATGAACGTAAGTGCAAAGGCAAGAGCCTGGGGCCGGGGTTGAGCTACGCGGCGCTGCTGGCCGGCTTCCTCCGCTCCTGCCCGGACCTGCTGCCCGAGTGCCCGCTGGAGCGCCTGGGCAGCGTCTTCCGCGGGAAGCGACAGAAAGTGGAGCTCAACAAGGAGGACCCGACGTACACGGTGCGGTACCTGGGCAATGCCGTCACCCTGCACGCCAAGGGCGAGGGCTGCACCGAGGAGGCGGTGGGCAAGATCTGGGCCAAGAGCGAGGCGGGCGCCGGCGGGGCCAAGATGAAGCTGACGCTGGGCCCCCATGGCATCCGCATGACGCCCTGCGAGAAGGGGGCCCGCCGGCCGGGCCACGCGTACCTGCTGCACCGCATCACCTACTGCGCCGCCGACCGCCGGCACCCCAAGGTGTTCGCCTGGGTGTACCGGCACCAGGTGAAGAACAAGGCGGTGGTGCTGCGCTGCCACGCCGTGCTGGTCTCCAAGGCCGACAAGGCGCGCGCCATGGCGCTGCTCCTCTACCAGACCTCGGCCTCCGCCTTCAACGAGTTCAAGCGCCTCAAGAGACAGAGCGATTTCCGCCAcgtccagcagcagctcctgggcgaTGCCATCGTGCCCTTGGTGCCCCTTCGCAGGCTGCTCAACGCCAAGTGTCCCTACCGCCCGCCGGCCGAGCGGGCCCGCTGCGCCCCTCGGCTCAGCTCcatcctggaggaggaggaggaggaggcctTCGGCGCCGGGACGCCCCTGGGGGACCCTGAGCGAGCGGCCGTGCTGCGGCTGGCCAGCGACAtgaggggctgcagcctgcGCGGGCCCCGGCCCGCCGTGTGCTGA
- the CDA gene encoding cytidine deaminase: MEGGGQHPVAAVPLGQSQGDHLQLLLRRSREAKNCAYCPYSRFPVGAALLTAGGEIFSGCNVENACYSLGVCAERTAIQKAISEGHTSFKAMAIASDMGDHFITPCGACRQVMREFGTDWDVYLTKADGTYIVKRLEELLPLSFGPEDLKKV; the protein is encoded by the exons ATGGAGGGAGGCGGGCAGCACCCGGTCGCCGCTGTCCCCCTGGGCCAGTCCCAGGGTGAccatctccagctcctgctgcgcCGCAGCCGGGAGGCCAAAAACTGCGCCTATTGCCCCTACAGCCGCTTCCCGGTGGGAGCCGCGCTGCTCACCGCCGGCGGGGAGATCTTCTCGG GGTGCAACGTGGAGAACGCCTGCTACAGCCTGGGGGTGTGTGCCGAGCGCACTGCCATCCAAAAAGCCATCTCCGAGGGGCACACCAGCTTCAAGGCCATGGCCATCGCCAG TGACATGGGGGACCACTTCATCACGCCCTGCGGCGCCTGCAGACAAGTGATGAGAGAG ttCGGCACAGACTGGGATGTCTACCTGACCAAAGCAGATGGCACCTACATTGTCaagaggctggaggagctgctgccgctCTCCTTTGGCCCTGAGGACCTGAAGAAGGTCTGA